In Xanthomonas sp. SI, the following are encoded in one genomic region:
- a CDS encoding carbohydrate porin: protein MSRTLSFVSLLAAALPATAMAADTDQWLDEHGIAPRFVWSNDYARNADGGLSRGDRNAGGVVAGADLDLQRLFGIPGATLHATGAWYYGDSLSQRQIGNGVKVQGYWYPQQQAQLAQLTWEQAFADGRWQLVAGRMNTTWQFARSRYGCRFVGASDCPFQLSQADGGFVGFPYVNWGAKLRYKPGATYVSVGAFELNPQRKNNDGLDWSTADSSGVLGTLEVGYEPDPALGRGAPRYVAGVWYNSADYSDLRYNRSGGLRGLVGGQARMYDGGRWGTYVMGERALYRPQGMAGKRMLVAFGNIAAPLDAHQVYDLQVTAGLYYAGPFASRPGDGFGAIANYYRFSADQQGYMNDLLRKRGAAPDISRNETIFELNYSYRVAQLPLSLVPNVQYIVNPDILGNTAARRAPDNALVIGLRVMVNIGGLGTPK from the coding sequence ATGTCCCGAACTCTTTCTTTTGTCTCGTTGCTGGCCGCCGCGCTGCCCGCCACCGCCATGGCCGCCGACACCGACCAATGGCTGGACGAACACGGCATCGCGCCGCGCTTCGTCTGGTCCAACGACTACGCGCGCAATGCCGATGGCGGCCTGTCGCGCGGCGATCGCAATGCCGGCGGCGTGGTCGCCGGCGCCGACCTGGATCTGCAGCGCTTGTTCGGCATTCCCGGCGCCACGCTGCACGCCACCGGCGCCTGGTACTACGGCGACAGCCTGTCGCAGCGCCAGATCGGCAATGGCGTCAAAGTGCAGGGCTACTGGTATCCGCAACAACAGGCGCAACTGGCGCAGCTGACCTGGGAACAGGCGTTCGCCGATGGCCGCTGGCAACTCGTCGCCGGACGCATGAACACCACCTGGCAATTCGCGCGCAGCCGCTACGGTTGCCGCTTCGTCGGCGCATCGGATTGCCCGTTCCAGCTGAGCCAGGCCGATGGCGGCTTCGTCGGCTTTCCGTACGTCAACTGGGGCGCGAAGCTGCGCTACAAACCCGGCGCGACCTACGTCTCGGTGGGCGCGTTCGAACTCAATCCGCAACGCAAGAACAACGATGGCCTGGACTGGAGCACCGCCGACAGCAGCGGCGTGCTCGGCACCCTGGAGGTCGGCTACGAGCCCGACCCCGCGCTCGGCCGAGGCGCGCCGCGCTACGTGGCCGGCGTCTGGTACAACTCGGCCGACTACAGCGACCTGCGCTACAACCGCAGCGGCGGATTGCGCGGTCTGGTCGGCGGGCAGGCGCGCATGTACGACGGCGGCCGCTGGGGCACCTATGTGATGGGCGAACGCGCGCTCTACCGGCCGCAGGGCATGGCCGGCAAACGCATGCTGGTCGCGTTCGGCAACATCGCCGCGCCGCTGGATGCGCACCAGGTGTACGACCTGCAGGTCACCGCCGGCCTGTACTACGCCGGCCCGTTCGCATCGCGGCCGGGCGACGGATTCGGCGCCATCGCCAACTACTACCGCTTCAGCGCCGACCAGCAGGGCTACATGAACGACCTGCTGCGCAAGCGCGGCGCCGCGCCGGACATCTCGCGCAACGAAACCATCTTCGAACTCAACTACAGCTACCGTGTCGCGCAGTTGCCACTATCCCTGGTACCGAACGTCCAGTACATCGTCAATCCGGACATCCTCGGCAATACCGCCGCACGCCGCGCACCGGACAACGCGCTGGTGATCGGCTTGCGGGTGATGGTCAATATCGGCGGGCTGGGTACGCCGAAGTGA
- a CDS encoding MBL fold metallo-hydrolase: protein MKNLYYNGPISDHFDGVRFFNPGQPTIDNSLGKVLRWKAAMATVRWPTQVPVSPAIPAPRHDGLRVTMVGHATLLIQVAGINLLTDPVWSQRASPSQIAGPKRVTVPGVTFADLPPIDAVLLSHNHYDHFDIATLRKLHHAHRPLFVMPLGNDLLLRNSVPEARIETGDWHDRLPIGDTATVTLTRANHWSSRGVRDRRMALWCGFFIETARGSVWFAGDTGYGDGAIFREIGARCGAPDVALIPIGAYAPRWFMAPQHIDPTEAVRIYQDTGARHALGIHWGTFQLTDEGREEPREALSDALRQAGIAAASFIAAEPGQVFDFDDPVA from the coding sequence ATGAAAAACCTCTACTACAACGGCCCCATCAGCGATCACTTCGATGGCGTGCGCTTCTTCAATCCCGGCCAACCGACCATCGACAATTCACTGGGAAAGGTATTGCGCTGGAAAGCCGCGATGGCCACCGTGCGCTGGCCGACGCAGGTGCCGGTGAGTCCCGCCATTCCTGCGCCGCGGCACGACGGCCTGCGCGTCACCATGGTCGGCCATGCCACATTGCTGATACAGGTGGCCGGCATCAACCTGCTCACCGATCCGGTCTGGTCGCAACGCGCAAGCCCCTCGCAGATCGCCGGTCCGAAGCGGGTCACGGTGCCAGGCGTGACCTTCGCGGACCTGCCGCCGATCGATGCGGTCCTGCTCAGCCACAACCACTACGACCACTTCGACATCGCAACCCTGCGCAAGCTGCATCACGCGCATCGCCCGCTGTTCGTGATGCCGCTGGGCAACGACCTGCTGCTGCGCAACAGCGTGCCCGAGGCGCGGATCGAAACCGGCGACTGGCACGACCGGCTCCCGATCGGCGACACCGCGACGGTGACCCTCACCCGCGCCAACCACTGGTCCAGCCGCGGCGTGCGCGACCGCAGGATGGCGCTGTGGTGCGGCTTCTTCATCGAAACCGCGCGGGGTTCCGTCTGGTTCGCGGGCGATACCGGCTACGGCGATGGCGCCATCTTTCGCGAGATCGGCGCCAGATGCGGCGCGCCCGATGTCGCGTTGATCCCCATCGGCGCCTACGCACCGCGCTGGTTCATGGCGCCTCAGCACATCGATCCCACCGAAGCCGTGCGCATCTACCAGGACACCGGCGCCCGGCATGCCCTGGGCATCCACTGGGGTACCTTCCAACTCACCGACGAAGGCCGCGAAGAGCCGCGCGAAGCACTGTCGGACGCGCTACGCCAGGCAGGTATCGCGGCGGCCAGCTTCATCGCCGCCGAACCCGGGCAGGTCTTCGACTTCGACGATCCGGTGGCGTAG
- a CDS encoding VOC family protein, with translation MISKNTICLWFDGTALEAATFYADTFPDSAVKAVHRAPGDYPAGKQGDVLTVEFSVLGIPCLGLNAGPAFPHSQAFSFQVATDDQAETDRLWNAIVGNGGQENACGWCKDKWGVSWQITPRVLTAAITDPDPAVAKRAFEAMMGMIKIDIAAIEAARRG, from the coding sequence ATGATCAGCAAGAACACCATTTGCCTGTGGTTCGACGGCACCGCGCTGGAGGCCGCCACGTTTTACGCCGATACCTTTCCCGACAGCGCGGTCAAGGCCGTGCACCGCGCGCCCGGCGACTATCCCGCCGGCAAACAGGGCGATGTGCTGACGGTCGAATTCAGCGTGCTCGGCATTCCGTGCCTCGGCCTCAACGCCGGCCCCGCGTTCCCGCACAGCCAGGCGTTCTCGTTCCAGGTGGCGACCGACGACCAGGCGGAGACCGACCGCCTGTGGAACGCCATCGTCGGCAACGGCGGCCAGGAAAACGCCTGCGGCTGGTGCAAGGACAAGTGGGGCGTGTCGTGGCAGATCACCCCGCGCGTGTTGACCGCCGCGATCACCGATCCCGATCCGGCGGTGGCCAAGCGCGCGTTCGAGGCGATGATGGGCATGATCAAGATCGACATCGCCGCCATCGAGGCCGCACGGCGCGGTTGA
- a CDS encoding TetR/AcrR family transcriptional regulator — MPIGQACGADGQGIPPHVAARRSVRFSGRNTQRCRACASRRANALAAERPSCKGRQLPLNVQLNIYAGTPTMAAKPPARPRGRPSKDQADGRQALLAAATGSFARYGFERADIRTIAAAAGVSPSLVRVHFGSKAELWNACVNQLAQDVVPRLAAMAQLTRHDQRPLHERLTDAILIMAAFYEANPAVRDFVARVVSESPERATVVAERLLRPSYEAGHALILAGIEAGIVKATHPALFFVLLNSMLSQPPEFPQLLARLAPEIGAGEARTRLVATVLATLLHPPHRDTGGAPIAALRTPQEGTP, encoded by the coding sequence ATGCCGATCGGGCAAGCCTGCGGCGCGGACGGACAAGGTATCCCGCCGCACGTCGCGGCACGGCGCAGCGTCCGTTTCTCGGGCAGGAACACACAGCGATGCCGTGCCTGCGCCAGCCGCCGCGCAAACGCTCTGGCTGCTGAACGGCCGAGTTGCAAAGGTCGCCAACTGCCATTAAATGTACAACTGAACATTTATGCAGGAACACCGACCATGGCGGCAAAGCCACCCGCGCGCCCCCGCGGCCGCCCGAGCAAGGATCAGGCCGACGGCCGCCAGGCGCTGCTGGCGGCGGCCACCGGCAGCTTCGCCCGGTACGGCTTCGAGCGGGCCGATATCCGCACCATCGCTGCCGCCGCAGGGGTGAGCCCGAGCCTGGTGCGCGTGCATTTCGGCAGCAAGGCCGAACTGTGGAACGCCTGCGTGAACCAGCTCGCGCAGGACGTCGTCCCGCGCCTTGCGGCCATGGCGCAGCTGACCCGCCACGACCAGCGCCCGCTGCACGAACGGCTGACGGACGCCATCCTGATCATGGCCGCCTTCTACGAGGCCAACCCCGCGGTCCGCGACTTCGTCGCGCGCGTGGTGTCGGAAAGCCCAGAGCGCGCCACCGTCGTCGCCGAACGCTTGCTGCGTCCCTCCTACGAGGCCGGCCACGCGTTGATCCTTGCAGGCATCGAGGCCGGCATCGTGAAGGCCACGCACCCGGCGCTGTTCTTCGTGCTGTTGAACAGCATGCTGAGCCAGCCACCGGAATTCCCGCAATTGCTGGCGCGGCTGGCCCCGGAGATCGGTGCCGGCGAGGCGCGGACGCGACTGGTCGCCACCGTCCTCGCCACCTTGCTGCATCCCCCGCATCGCGACACCGGTGGCGCGCCGATCGCCGCGCTGCGCACTCCCCAGGAAGGCACCCCATGA
- a CDS encoding TetR/AcrR family transcriptional regulator, with the protein MRIVCPTGIASTEPRDRMTQPTTPKWKRRKDDRPAEILSAALDAFAENGFAETKLADVAKRAGVAKGTLYLYFDTKQDLFAAVVRHGLLTSLAPIEEAAASFEGGLAELTTLLLARAAERMGDQRLPAIMRMVIGESRAFPELARIWHAEAIDRVMSTVAGLIEKAQARGAAPAGDPKLYVLSIMGPMLMAMLFHQVFGSDSAHAPDLGALAEQHGRLLLHGIEPRAGTG; encoded by the coding sequence ATGCGTATCGTGTGTCCCACGGGTATAGCCAGCACTGAGCCTCGAGACCGCATGACGCAACCGACCACCCCTAAATGGAAACGCCGCAAGGACGATCGCCCTGCGGAGATCCTGAGCGCCGCGCTCGACGCATTCGCCGAGAACGGCTTTGCCGAGACCAAGCTGGCGGACGTGGCCAAACGCGCAGGCGTGGCGAAAGGCACGCTTTACCTGTATTTCGACACCAAGCAGGATCTGTTCGCCGCGGTCGTGCGCCACGGGCTGCTGACCAGCCTCGCCCCGATCGAGGAAGCCGCCGCCAGCTTCGAAGGCGGGCTCGCCGAACTCACCACCCTGCTGCTGGCGCGTGCCGCCGAGCGCATGGGCGACCAGCGCCTGCCTGCGATCATGCGCATGGTGATCGGCGAGAGCCGCGCGTTTCCGGAACTGGCCCGCATCTGGCACGCCGAAGCCATCGACCGGGTGATGTCCACTGTCGCCGGCCTCATCGAAAAAGCCCAGGCGCGCGGCGCGGCCCCCGCCGGCGATCCCAAGCTCTACGTGTTGTCGATCATGGGGCCGATGCTGATGGCGATGCTGTTCCACCAGGTCTTCGGCAGCGACAGCGCGCACGCGCCGGACCTCGGCGCACTGGCCGAGCAGCACGGACGGTTGCTGTTGCACGGGATCGAGCCGAGAGCCGGTACCGGATAA
- a CDS encoding helix-turn-helix transcriptional regulator: protein MSSIEITDLTAARDIDSVSRPVVALSATSVTKDWENAKHQHRKAQLIYSLRGILNCEIEDGVWIVPPQCAIWIPGDLPHAARGTGETECYCLFVEPDAAPDLPKTCCTISVSPLLRELLLKVAGFPELYALGGREDRLIAALLDELVAAPVEDLHLPMPRDLRLRRLAEMMLADPTDKTSKADWAIRIGMSERSMSRLLLHEIGMSFGRWRRQLHVILALQRLTKGESVQTVALELGYENASGFVTMFRKAVGKPPARYLSERMSGAELAPVPGIMLPDEISA from the coding sequence ATGTCCAGCATTGAAATCACCGATCTCACCGCGGCCAGGGACATCGACAGCGTCTCGCGACCCGTTGTGGCCTTGAGTGCCACATCGGTAACCAAGGACTGGGAAAATGCGAAGCATCAGCACCGCAAGGCGCAGCTGATCTACTCGTTACGCGGCATCCTCAACTGCGAAATCGAAGACGGCGTCTGGATCGTGCCGCCGCAGTGCGCCATATGGATACCGGGAGACTTGCCGCACGCGGCGCGGGGGACGGGTGAAACGGAATGCTATTGCCTGTTCGTCGAGCCGGACGCCGCACCGGATCTTCCGAAAACCTGTTGCACGATTTCGGTATCGCCATTGCTACGCGAGTTGCTGCTGAAGGTGGCCGGTTTTCCCGAGTTGTACGCGCTGGGGGGACGGGAAGACCGCTTGATTGCCGCCTTGCTCGATGAGTTGGTGGCGGCACCGGTGGAAGACCTGCATCTGCCCATGCCGCGCGACCTCCGATTGCGCCGCCTCGCGGAAATGATGCTGGCCGATCCCACGGACAAAACCTCGAAGGCCGATTGGGCCATTCGCATTGGCATGAGCGAGCGAAGCATGAGCCGTCTTCTGCTGCACGAAATTGGAATGAGCTTCGGGCGCTGGCGCCGGCAGCTGCATGTGATCCTAGCGCTGCAACGTTTGACAAAGGGTGAAAGCGTGCAAACGGTGGCATTGGAGTTGGGCTACGAAAACGCCAGCGGGTTCGTCACCATGTTCCGAAAGGCAGTAGGCAAGCCCCCGGCACGCTACCTCTCGGAGCGCATGAGCGGCGCGGAGCTTGCTCCCGTGCCCGGCATCATGCTCCCCGATGAAATCTCGGCCTGA
- a CDS encoding transcriptional repressor has protein sequence MVARSRIAQAKARTAGSLATFDGAVPNALKECRQSLMEPHDDPPRIIDLITSFGSKNLPSGKHTMKHTAATNPEAGAPMSSQEQRLLASRLRPTLARTRVLNALEQATPNCLDANQMYRLLSTQSDSFAPGSIYRTLNDLWTAGLLVRTEGARGRAFYAIKPEALNDQHDTLRCHCGARLVFIEDLALREHLQSLASEEGFALDDESVFTITTTCAKCRQLRKEGQ, from the coding sequence ATGGTCGCGCGTAGCCGTATTGCCCAGGCCAAGGCGCGAACCGCTGGGTCGTTGGCCACCTTCGATGGTGCAGTGCCGAATGCGCTGAAAGAGTGCAGGCAATCCCTGATGGAACCGCACGATGACCCACCTCGGATCATTGACCTGATTACCTCATTCGGTAGCAAGAACCTGCCGTCAGGCAAGCACACGATGAAGCACACCGCAGCAACCAATCCCGAGGCCGGAGCGCCGATGTCGTCTCAGGAACAACGATTGCTGGCGAGCCGACTGCGACCGACGCTCGCTCGTACCAGAGTCTTGAACGCGCTGGAGCAGGCGACACCGAACTGTCTGGATGCAAACCAGATGTATCGTCTCCTCAGCACGCAATCCGACAGCTTCGCCCCGGGATCGATCTACCGAACGCTGAATGATCTATGGACTGCCGGGTTGTTGGTTCGCACGGAAGGCGCACGTGGGCGCGCGTTCTATGCAATCAAACCGGAGGCGCTGAACGACCAGCACGACACACTGCGATGCCATTGTGGCGCGCGGCTGGTTTTCATTGAAGACCTGGCATTGCGTGAACACCTGCAGTCGCTGGCATCCGAGGAGGGCTTCGCTCTCGACGATGAGTCGGTCTTCACCATCACCACGACATGTGCGAAATGCCGGCAACTGCGCAAGGAAGGACAGTAG
- a CDS encoding cytochrome P450: MTDAIPQPRSLPLLGNFHHLDGDAPVQSLMRLAKVHGPIFRLNSGPLSLTVLSGQDLVDEVCDETRFEKKLHRPLHLLRDLGGDGLFTAYNDEPNWAKAHRLLMPAFGPIGVRSMFGRMEDIAEQMLQRWERFGPDAVIDVADNMTRLTLDTIALCAFDYRFNSFYQNEMHPFVAAMVGALAEAGSRARRPDLANRLLAPGRRRYEADLAMIRSVADTLIAERRADPDAASRDDLLNLMLYGRDQATGEALSDENIRYQMVTFLIAGHETTSGLLSFALYLLLRHPAALARARQAVDAALGTQPPQVEDLAKLRYIEQILQETLRLWPTAPAFAVAAREATTLAGRYAVTPQDTLLVLIPTLHRDPKVWEDPEAFRPERFAPDAAERLPPNAWKPFGNGARACIGRGFAMQEAQLVLTMILQRFDLDQVDPNYQLEVAETLTLKPDGFRIRARRRDDVALRRRSAVPSAPQKTLAPATVPAPAPASMAAGTPLLVLYGGNSGSCEAFAQRIGGDAAAQGYAPVVAPLDDHVGRLPRDGAVVVVTSSYEGQPPDNARRFVDWIETLAAGDLAGVRYAVFGSGNRQWARTYQAIPKRVDAALEAAGATRFKARGETDAGGDFFGGFDAWYAGLWPDLGQALGKAAMEQTAHALEVDIVPSARLGALRLTELDQGRIVDNRELVDMSAAFARSKRHIEIALPDGMRYRTGDYLAVLPRNPAAQVERALRRFGLASDTQVVIGQRPGAASGLPSGYPVALAQVLTDYVELAQPATRAQVAQLAAATRCPPDRAALETLAAEPAYTDEVLARKTSLLDLLERFPACELGLGAFLGALPSMRARQYSISSSPLRDPAQCSLTVAVLDAPALSGMGRRRGVASTYLAGLDAGALVSVAVRPSQASFHPPEDPATPIILVCAGSGIAPFHGFLQERAIQKAGGRDVGEALLFFGIDHPDVDCLYKEELQRWQDMGVVDVRLACSQAPQDGVAYVQHRMWQDRERVSALFQQGATVFVCGDGEHMAPAVRDTFVRIYRDSMGVSDEAANAWADRIEREHGRYVADIFS, from the coding sequence ATGACAGACGCAATCCCGCAACCGCGTTCGCTGCCGCTGCTCGGCAATTTCCACCACCTCGATGGCGATGCGCCGGTGCAGAGCCTGATGCGGCTGGCCAAGGTGCACGGCCCGATCTTTCGCTTGAACAGCGGCCCGCTGTCGCTGACCGTGCTGAGCGGGCAGGACCTGGTGGACGAGGTCTGCGACGAAACCCGCTTCGAGAAGAAGCTGCACCGTCCCCTGCATTTGCTGCGCGACCTCGGCGGCGACGGCCTGTTCACCGCCTACAACGACGAACCCAACTGGGCCAAGGCGCACCGGCTGCTGATGCCCGCGTTCGGTCCGATCGGCGTGCGCTCGATGTTCGGGCGCATGGAGGACATCGCCGAACAGATGCTGCAGCGCTGGGAGCGATTCGGCCCGGACGCGGTGATCGACGTGGCCGACAACATGACCCGGCTGACGCTCGACACCATCGCGTTGTGCGCCTTCGACTACCGCTTCAACAGCTTCTACCAGAACGAGATGCACCCCTTCGTCGCGGCGATGGTGGGCGCCTTGGCCGAAGCCGGGTCGCGCGCACGCCGGCCGGACCTCGCCAATCGCCTGCTGGCGCCCGGCCGGCGCCGCTACGAAGCCGACCTGGCGATGATCCGCAGCGTCGCCGATACCTTGATCGCCGAGCGCAGGGCCGACCCCGACGCGGCCTCGCGCGACGACCTGCTCAACCTGATGCTGTACGGACGCGACCAGGCGACTGGCGAAGCGCTGTCGGACGAGAACATCCGCTACCAGATGGTGACCTTCCTGATCGCCGGCCACGAGACGACCAGCGGCCTGCTGTCCTTCGCGCTGTATCTGCTGCTGCGCCATCCGGCGGCGCTGGCGCGTGCGCGCCAGGCCGTGGACGCCGCGCTGGGCACGCAGCCGCCGCAGGTCGAAGACCTGGCCAAACTGCGCTACATCGAGCAGATCCTGCAGGAAACCCTGCGGCTGTGGCCGACCGCACCGGCGTTCGCGGTCGCGGCGCGCGAAGCGACCACGCTGGCCGGCCGCTATGCGGTGACGCCGCAGGACACCTTGCTCGTGCTGATTCCCACCCTGCATCGGGATCCGAAGGTGTGGGAAGACCCGGAGGCCTTCCGCCCGGAGCGCTTCGCGCCCGACGCGGCCGAACGGCTGCCGCCCAATGCCTGGAAACCGTTCGGCAACGGTGCGCGCGCCTGCATCGGGCGCGGCTTTGCGATGCAGGAGGCGCAACTGGTGCTGACGATGATCCTGCAACGTTTCGATCTGGACCAGGTCGATCCGAACTACCAGCTCGAGGTCGCGGAAACCCTGACGCTGAAGCCGGACGGCTTCCGCATCCGCGCGCGCCGGCGCGACGACGTCGCCCTGCGCCGCCGTAGCGCGGTGCCGTCCGCGCCGCAGAAAACCCTGGCGCCGGCCACCGTGCCCGCACCCGCACCCGCCAGCATGGCCGCGGGGACGCCGCTGCTGGTGCTGTACGGCGGCAATTCCGGCTCGTGCGAGGCGTTCGCGCAACGCATCGGCGGCGACGCGGCCGCGCAGGGCTATGCGCCGGTGGTCGCGCCGCTGGACGACCATGTCGGCCGCCTGCCGCGCGACGGCGCGGTGGTGGTGGTCACCTCCTCCTACGAGGGCCAGCCGCCGGACAACGCGCGCCGCTTCGTGGACTGGATCGAAACCCTGGCTGCCGGCGATCTGGCCGGCGTGCGCTACGCCGTGTTCGGATCCGGCAACCGGCAATGGGCACGCACCTACCAGGCGATTCCCAAACGCGTCGATGCCGCGCTGGAGGCGGCGGGCGCCACACGCTTCAAAGCCCGCGGCGAAACCGATGCCGGCGGCGATTTCTTCGGCGGCTTCGATGCCTGGTACGCCGGCCTGTGGCCGGATCTCGGCCAGGCGCTGGGAAAGGCGGCGATGGAGCAGACCGCGCACGCGCTGGAGGTGGACATCGTGCCCTCCGCACGGCTTGGCGCATTGCGGCTGACCGAACTCGACCAGGGGCGCATCGTCGACAATCGCGAACTGGTCGACATGTCCGCAGCGTTCGCGCGCTCCAAGCGCCACATCGAGATCGCGCTGCCCGACGGCATGCGCTACCGCACCGGCGACTATCTCGCGGTGCTGCCGCGCAACCCCGCCGCGCAGGTCGAGCGCGCGCTGCGGCGCTTCGGCCTGGCCAGCGATACCCAGGTCGTCATCGGCCAGCGGCCCGGTGCCGCATCCGGCCTGCCCAGCGGCTATCCGGTCGCGCTGGCGCAGGTGCTCACCGACTACGTGGAGCTGGCGCAACCGGCCACGCGCGCGCAGGTCGCGCAACTGGCCGCCGCCACCCGCTGCCCGCCCGATCGCGCCGCGCTGGAAACGCTGGCCGCCGAGCCGGCGTATACCGACGAGGTGCTCGCCAGGAAAACCAGCCTGCTCGATCTGCTGGAGCGCTTCCCCGCCTGCGAACTGGGGCTGGGCGCGTTCCTCGGCGCGCTTCCGTCCATGCGCGCGCGGCAATATTCCATTTCCTCCTCGCCGCTGCGCGACCCGGCGCAGTGTTCGCTGACCGTGGCCGTGCTCGACGCACCGGCGCTATCGGGAATGGGGCGCCGCCGAGGTGTGGCCTCCACCTATCTGGCCGGCCTGGACGCAGGCGCGCTGGTGTCGGTCGCGGTGCGGCCTTCGCAGGCGAGCTTCCACCCGCCGGAAGATCCGGCCACGCCGATCATCCTGGTCTGCGCCGGCAGCGGCATCGCGCCGTTCCATGGCTTCCTGCAGGAGCGCGCGATCCAGAAGGCGGGCGGCCGCGACGTCGGCGAAGCCTTGTTGTTCTTCGGCATCGACCATCCCGACGTCGACTGCCTGTACAAGGAGGAATTGCAGCGCTGGCAGGACATGGGCGTGGTCGATGTGCGCCTGGCCTGCTCGCAGGCGCCGCAGGACGGCGTCGCCTATGTCCAGCACCGCATGTGGCAGGACCGCGAGCGCGTGTCGGCGCTGTTCCAGCAAGGCGCCACCGTGTTCGTCTGCGGCGACGGCGAGCACATGGCGCCCGCGGTACGCGACACCTTCGTGCGCATCTATCGCGACAGCATGGGCGTCAGCGACGAAGCGGCCAACGCCTGGGCCGACCGTATCGAACGCGAACACGGCCGCTACGTGGCGGACATTTTTTCGTGA
- a CDS encoding FAD-dependent oxidoreductase: MAEVLIVGAGPTGLTLALWLTRQGVRVRLIDKSAGPGETSRAMAVQARTLELYRQVGIADAVVAAGHRTPAMNLWARGKRRARIALQDSAAGISPYPFVLVYPQDQHERLLIAQLQTLGVAVERTTELLSFEDHGDRVAARLRLPDGSEQAAEVRYLAACDGARSPARHQLGIGFEGGTYKQAFYVADVELGGLQSMDEAHIALGDGDFILVLAYSKRGHYRLIGTVRDARAGRAESLTFADVSQDAIRNLGVRIDRVNWFSTYRVHHRVADAFRRGRAFLLGDAAHVHSPVGGQGMNTGILDAINLSWKLADVLQGRASDAVLDSYATERQAFARTLVNTTDRAFTLVTAEGSVASFVRTYVAPTLASLAYRLRNVSELMFRTVSQTMLNYSDSPLSAGKAGDVEGGDRLPWVQTADADNYAPLPQIGWQLHVYGSAQPALQAWCDARDIALRVFAWRPDHHAAGFAQDAAYLVRPDGYVAFATADASPAALDAYRVSHGYSQH; this comes from the coding sequence ATGGCCGAAGTACTGATCGTGGGCGCCGGTCCCACCGGGCTCACTCTGGCGTTGTGGCTGACCCGGCAGGGCGTGCGCGTGCGCCTCATCGACAAGAGCGCCGGCCCGGGCGAGACCTCGCGCGCCATGGCGGTGCAGGCGCGCACCCTCGAGCTGTACCGGCAGGTGGGCATTGCGGACGCGGTCGTCGCCGCCGGCCATCGCACTCCGGCGATGAACCTGTGGGCACGCGGCAAGCGCCGCGCGCGGATCGCGCTGCAGGATTCCGCGGCGGGCATCTCGCCCTACCCGTTCGTGCTGGTGTACCCGCAGGACCAGCATGAGCGCCTGCTGATCGCACAGCTCCAGACGCTGGGCGTCGCCGTCGAGCGCACGACCGAACTGCTCTCCTTCGAGGACCACGGCGATCGCGTCGCCGCGCGCCTGCGCCTGCCCGACGGCAGCGAGCAGGCCGCGGAGGTCCGCTATCTGGCGGCATGCGACGGCGCGCGCTCGCCGGCGCGCCACCAGCTCGGCATCGGCTTCGAAGGCGGCACCTACAAACAGGCGTTCTACGTCGCCGATGTCGAACTCGGCGGCCTGCAGTCGATGGACGAAGCGCACATCGCGCTGGGCGACGGCGACTTCATCCTCGTGCTGGCCTACAGCAAGCGCGGGCACTACCGGCTGATCGGCACCGTGCGCGACGCGCGCGCCGGCCGGGCCGAAAGCCTGACCTTCGCCGACGTCAGCCAGGATGCCATTCGCAACCTCGGCGTGCGCATCGACCGGGTCAACTGGTTCTCGACCTATCGCGTGCACCATCGCGTCGCCGATGCCTTCCGCCGCGGCCGCGCGTTCCTGCTCGGCGACGCCGCCCACGTCCACAGCCCGGTCGGCGGCCAGGGCATGAACACCGGGATCCTCGACGCCATCAACCTGTCCTGGAAACTCGCCGACGTGCTCCAGGGCCGCGCGTCCGACGCCGTGCTCGACAGCTACGCCACCGAGCGGCAGGCCTTCGCCCGCACCCTGGTCAACACCACCGACCGCGCCTTCACCCTGGTCACTGCCGAAGGCAGCGTCGCCAGTTTCGTCAGGACCTACGTCGCCCCGACCCTGGCCAGCCTGGCCTACCGGCTGCGCAACGTCAGCGAGCTGATGTTCCGCACCGTGTCGCAGACCATGCTGAACTATAGCGACAGTCCGTTGAGCGCCGGCAAGGCCGGCGACGTTGAAGGCGGCGATCGCCTGCCGTGGGTGCAGACCGCGGACGCCGACAACTACGCCCCATTGCCACAGATCGGCTGGCAGCTGCACGTCTACGGCAGCGCGCAGCCCGCACTGCAGGCCTGGTGCGACGCCCGCGACATCGCCCTGCGCGTCTTTGCATGGCGGCCCGACCATCACGCTGCCGGCTTCGCGCAGGACGCGGCCTACCTCGTGCGTCCCGACGGCTATGTCGCCTTCGCCACGGCCGATGCATCGCCCGCGGCGCTGGATGCGTATCGTGTGTCCCACGGGTATAGCCAGCACTGA